One Solanum pennellii chromosome 9, SPENNV200 DNA segment encodes these proteins:
- the LOC107031475 gene encoding chaperonin CPN60-2, mitochondrial-like isoform X2 yields the protein MYRFAANLASKASVARTSSQKIGGRLNWSRNYAAKDIRFGVEARALMLQGVEQLADAVKVTMGPKGRNVVIEQSWGAPKVTKDGVTVAKSIEFKDKIQNVGASLVKQVANATNDVAGDGTTCATVLTRAIFAEGCKSVAAGMNAMDLRRGITMAVDSVVTNLKSRARMISTSEEIAQVGTISANGERVIGDLIARAMEKVGKEGVITIQDGKTLLNELDVVEGMKLDRGYISPYFITNQKNQKCELDNPLILIHEKKISSINAVVKALELALKRQRPLLIVAEDVDNEALATLILNKLRAGIKVCAIKAPGFGENRKAYLQDLAILTGGQVITEELGLNIENLEFEMLGTSKEATISKDDTVILDGAGEKKSIEERCELIRSTIEQSTSDYDKEKLQERLAKLSGGVAVLKIGGASEAEVGEKKDRVTDALNATKAAVEEGIVPGGGVALLYAARELDNLTTANFDQKIGVQIIQNALKTPVHTIASNAGVEGAVVVGKLLDQDNLDLGYDAAKGEYVDMIKAGIIDPVKVIRTALVDAASVSSLLTTTEAVVVELPKDEKESPAMGGGMGGGMGGMDF from the exons ATGTATCGTTTTGCAGCAAATCTTGCTTCTAAAGCCAg TGTTGCAAGAACCAGTTCCCAAAAG ATTGGTGGGAGGTTGAATTGGAGTAGAAACTATGCTGCAAAGGATATCAGATTTGGAGTTGAAGCTAGAGCTTTGATGCTTCAAGGTGTTGAGCAGCTTGCTGATGCTGTTAAAGTCACTATGGGTCCAAAG GGGCGTAATGTGGTGATTGAACAAAGTTGGGGTGCACCCAAAGTGACAAAAGATGGCGTGACTGTTGCAAAAAGTATTGAATTCAAGGACAAGATACAAAATGTTGGTGCTAGCCTTGTAAAACAA GTCGCCAATGCAACGAATGATGTTGCTGGTGATG GTACCACTTGTGCAACAGTCCTCACCCGAGCAATATTTGCTGAAGGATGCAAGTCAGTGGCAGCTGGTATGAATGCAATGGACCTTAGACGGGGTATTACCATGGCTGTAGATTCTGTTGTGACAAACCTGAAAAGCAGAGCACGGATGATCAGTACATCTGAGGAAATTGCACAG GTTGGGACTATCTCTGCAAACGGAGAAAGAGTAATTGGCGACCTCATTGCAAGGGCAATGGAGAAAGTAGGCAAGGAGGGAGTCATCACTATTCAA GACGGGAAGACATTGCTCAATGAGTTGGATGTTGTTGAAGGGATGAAGTTGGATAGAGGTTACATATCACCATACTTCATCACAAATCAGAAGAATCAGAAATGT GAACTGGATAACCCACTAATTCTGATTCATGAGAAAAAGATCTCAAGCATTAATGCTGTTGTGAAAGCATTGGAGTTAGCTCTGAAG AGACAAAGGCCCCTCTTAATTGTGGCTGAAGATGTGGACAATGAAGCACTCGCTACTCTTATTTTGAACAAACTCCGTGCTGGAATCAAG GTTTGTGCCATCAAAGCACCAGGCTTTGGTGAAAACAGGAAAGCTTATTTGCAAGATCTTGCTATTTTAACTGGAGGCCAA GTCATAACAGAAGAGCTTGGACTGAACATTGAAAATTTGGAGTTCGAGATGCTGGGAACAAGTAAAGAG GCAACTATCTCTAAGGATGATACTGTCATTCTTGATGGTGCTGGTGAGAAGAAGTCCATCGAGGAACGATGTGAACTG ATTAGATCAACCATTGAACAGAGCACATCTGACTATGACAAGGAGAAGTTGCAGGAAAGACTAGCTAAGCTTTCAGGGGGTGTTGCTGTGTTAAAG ATTGGAGGAGCCAGTGAAGCTGAGGTTGGTGAAAAGAAAGATAGAGTAACTGATGCTTTGAACGCCACAAAGGCTGCAGTGGAGGAAGGAATTGTTCCAG GTGGTGGTGTTGCTCTTCTTTATGCAGCAAGAGAATTGGATAATTTGACAACAGCCAACTTTGACCAGAAGATTGGTGTACAAATTATTCAGAATGCTCTGAAG ACGCCAGTACATACAATAGCCTCTAACGCAGGAGTAGAGGGTGCTGTCGTGGTTGGTAAACTGTTGGATCAGGACAACCTTGATCTTGGATATGATGCGGCCAAGGGTGAATATGTAGATATGATAAAGGCAGGAATCATCGATCCAGTGAAAGTGATCAGGACAGCTTTGGTCGATGCTGCCAG TGTCTCGTCTCTTTTGACCACAACTGAAGCAGTTGTTGTCGAGCTTCCTAAGGACGAGAAGGAATCTCCTGCAATGGGTGGCGGTATGGGTGGTGGTATGGGTGGCATGGACTTCTAA
- the LOC107029504 gene encoding PHD finger protein ING1, which yields MSFIEEFQANIEALPNHLRRKYALLRDLDKSLQGVQTQNEQRCDKEIEDMIQRIKAGNVTPDSSLIKFSDDALDEQKHAIRIADEKVALASQAYDLVDAHIQQLDQYLKKFDEDLRRERDTAVVTGAPATTVENNVKSGRSGEGKGGRKKTRLATAAAATATAATPSGMDLDLPVDPNEPTYCFCNQVSYGEMVACDNPNCKIEWFHYGCVGLKEQPKGKWFCADCAGTQKKRKGK from the exons ATGTCATTCATCGAAGAATTTCAAGCCA ATATCGAAGCTCTTCCGAACCATTTGCGGAGGAAGTATGCGTTGCTGCGTGATTTGGATAAAAGTCTGCAAG GAGTCCAGACCCAAAATGAACAACGTTGTGACAAAGAAATAGAGGATATGATACAGCGTATTAAGGCTGGTAATGTGACACCAGACTCTTCACTAATCAAATTCTCTGACGATGCATTGGATGAGCAAAAGCATGCAATCAGGATTGCTGATGAAAAAGTTGCACTAGCTTCTCAGGCATATGATCTG GTAGATGCTCATATTCAGCAGCTTGATCAGTACTTGAAAAAGTTTGACGAAGATCTCCGGAGAG AAAGGGATACTGCTGTTGTTACTGGAGCTCCTGCTACCACTGTTGAAAATAATGTCAAATCTGGAAGGTCTGGTGAGGGTAAGGGAGGGCGTAAAAA AACACGTCTTGCTACAGCAGCTGCAGCTACAGCCACTGCAGCAACACCAAGTGGAATGGATTTGGATCTGCCTGTTGATCCAAACGAACCAACATACTGTTTCTGCAACCAAGTTAGCTATGGTGAAATGGTTGCTTGCGACAATCCTAAT TGCAAAATAGAGTGGTTCCACTACGGCTGCGTTGGCCTCAAGGAACAGCCCAAGGGGAAATGGTTTTGCGCAGATTGTGCAGGAACGCAAAAGAAGCGTAAAGGGAAGTGA